The Buteo buteo chromosome 23, bButBut1.hap1.1, whole genome shotgun sequence genome includes a window with the following:
- the TMEM81 gene encoding transmembrane protein 81: MKTLGNSHILGILPCAFYLPLVFSFEKVTIPAELKSVVAKVAVNTTSCSVTCGLGFKLEEMCEITPAGERRNCTLHRSDCLTSWVCGLLHFTIPVGKPFQLSCMTSDIVGFSSQAYSYRWRLAQGLVTTNNVLFRPFKNPNSVIRFSPTRESDAGTYRCDVQLLKTFKVIKRVYFGVRVIRSDLVDLNFQKSLTWEQKLAANEVEGNTENSTHEEVQEQQHFWQGELFYECLVGVGSGVIGGILVSMALCFLRKILRRRAAE; the protein is encoded by the coding sequence ATGAAGACCTTGGGGAACAGCCACATCCTTGGGATATTACCTTGTGCTTTCTATCTGCCATtggtattttcctttgaaaaagttaccatcccagcagagctgaagtCAGTTGTAGCAAAAGTTGCAGTCAACACCACATCCTGCAGTGTCACCTGTGGGCTGGGCTTCAAACTGGAGGAGATGTGCGAGATCACTCCCGCCGGAGAGAGGAGGAATTGTACCTTGCACAGGTCCGACTGCCTGACCAGCTGGGTTTGTGGCTTACTCcacttcaccatccccgtgGGCAAACCCTTCCAGCTCAGCTGCATGACCTCGGACATAGTCGGCTTTAGTAGCCAAGCCTATAGCTATAGGTGGAGGCTTGCCCAAGGCCTTGTCACGACAAATAATGTACTGTTCAGACCTTTCAAAAACCCCAATTCTGTCATCAGATTTTCCCCTACTAGGGAGTCTGATGCAGGGACTTACCGATGCGATGTGCAGTTGTTGAAGACATTCAAAGTCATCAAGAGGGTCTACTTTGGGGTCAGAGTGATCCGAAGTGACTTAGTGGATTTGAACTTtcaaaaatccttgacttgggaACAGAAGTTAGCAGCAAATGAGGtggaaggaaacacagaaaacagcaccCATGAAGAGGTGCAAGAACAGCAGCACTTTTGGCAAGGAGAATTGTTTTATGAATGCTTGGTAGGAGTTGGAAGTGGAGTGATAGGGGGTATCTTGGTGAGCATGGCACTCTGCTTCTTGCGGAAGATTTTGAGAAGGAGAGCTGCAGAGTAA